The Radiobacillus deserti genomic interval GCAATGTTCCCTTGTTCAATATAGACTAATAAGATGGATACGTCGGCTGGATTAACTCCGGAAATTCTAGAAGCCTGGCCCACCGATAATGGACGAACTTTCTTTAGTTTTTCTCTCGCTTCCGTTGCAATACCACCGATTGCATCATAATCAATATCCTCTGGTATTTTTTTATCTTCCATCTTTTTCATACGATCCACTTGTTGATTGGATTTTTCAATATACCCTTGATATTTCACCTGAATTTCTACTTGCTCTTTTACGTCCATGGGAAGATCCTTTTCTGGTGCAGTAATTCGCTCAATCATGTCATATTTAATTTCAGGTCTTCTTAGCAATTCATAAGCTTTTGTCGGTTCTTTTAACCGTGCTGCACCCGCTTCTTCCATAATAGATAATACATGGTCATCAGGCTTAACCGTTTCTTTTTGAAGACGTTTTTTCTCTTCTTCTATCAACCGTTTCTTTTCTTGGAACCTTTCGTAACGTTCTTCACTAATTAATCCAATATCATAGCCAATATCCGTTAATCTTAAATCCGCATTATCATGACGCAACAATAGTCGATATTCAGCTCTTGATGTAAGTAAACGATAAGGCTCATTTGTTCCTTTTGTTACTAAGTCATCAATTAATACACCGATATACGCTTGGGAACGATCTAAAATCACAGATTCTTTATCAAGTGCTTTAGATGCAGCATTGATGCCCGCCATGATTCCTTGTCCAGCCGCTTCTTCATAGCCAGACGTGCCGTTAATTTGTCCTGCAGTGAACAGGCCTGGTATTTTTTTCGTCTCTAATGTTGGCCATAATTGTGTTGGAACTACCGCATCATATTCAATGGCATAACCCGCTCTCATAATTTCTGCGTTTTCTAAGCCGGCAATAGAACGTACCATGTCATGTTGAACAAATTCAGGTAATGAGGTAGAAAGGCCTTGAACGTAAACTTCTTCTGTATTGCGTCCTTCTGGCTCTAGAAAAATTTGATGGCGCGGTTTATCGTTAAAGCGGACAACCTTATCTTCAATGGAAGGACAATATCTTGGCCCTGTCCCTTTAATCATTCCTGAATACATAGCAGATAACCCAAGGTTTTCATCAATAATTTTATGTGTAAATTCATTCGTGTACGTGAGCCAGCAAGGAATTTGATCTGTTATAAACTCTGTAGTTTCATAAGAAAATGCTCTTGGCTCTTCATCGCCTGGTTGAATCTCTGTTTTTGAATAATCAATCGTATGACTGTTCACTCGAGGTGGTGTACCTGTTTTAAAACGAACCAATTCAAAGCCAAGTTGTTCTAAGTGTTCCGATAGCTTTACTGATGCTCTTTGGTTGTTTGGTCCACTTTCATAGGATAAATCACCAATAATGACACGTCCACGCATAAAGGTGCCAGTAGTGATGACTACTGCTTTCGCACGGTACACTGCTTTTGTCTCCGTGATAACCCCTTTACATTCTCCATTTTCTATTAATAATTCGTTAACCATCCCTTGACGCATCGTTAAATTCGTTTCATTTTCTAAAAGTCTCTTCATTTCTTGCACGTACAGTGGTTTATCCGCTTGTGCACGTAACGCTCTCACAGCAGGACCTTTCCCTGTATTTAACATCCGCATTTGAATGTGTGTTTTGTCGATTACACGTCCCATCAGGCCGCCTAATGCATCTATTTCACGAACGACTACGCCTTTTGCTGGTCCACCTACGGAAGGATTACAAGGCATAAATGCAATCATATCTAGATTTAGGGATAGCATTAAAGTATTAGCACCACGTTTTGCGGAAGCATAAGCTGCTTCAACTCCTGCGTGACCAGCACCGATGACAATGACGTCATATGTCCCTGCTTCATAAGTCATGTTAAATTCTCCTTTTCTAATATCTCTGCTATTTTCCAAGACAGAATTGAGAGAATAGTTGGTCGATCAGACTTTCATGTACCGTATCGCCGATTATTTCTCCGAGTAGCTCCCACGTTCTTGTTACATCGATTTGTACAAGGTCAATTGGCATTCCAGATTCCATTCCCGTCATAGCATCTTCTAACGCTTGCAACGATTGTTTCAGAAGCTGTATATGTCTTACATTTGATACATAAGTTAAATCGCCTGCATCCAAATCCCCTTCGAAGAAGGTCTTAGCAATAGCCTCTTCTAGTTCATCAATGCCTTTCTCTTCAATAATCGAAGTTGTAATAACTGGATTACCTTCTGCTAATCCATCTACCTCTTCTAAGTTAATCTTTCTTGGAAGATCTGTTTTGTTCAATATAACAATTTTTTCGAGACCCTCTGCAGCCTTAAAAAGTTGTTTATCTTCTTCTGTTAGTTCATCACTATAGTTAAGAACCATTAAGATTAAATCTGATTCCTTCAATACTTTTCGAGATCGATCAACACCCATACGTTCCACGATATCTTCTGTCTCTCGAATCCCCGCTGTATCGACAAGTCTTAACGGAACCCCTCTTACATTCACATACTCTTCTATTGTATCTCTTGTTGTTCCTGGGATGTCCGTTACAATGGCTTTATTTTCATGAACAAGCGCATTCATCAAAGAGGATTTTCCTACATTAGGTCGTCCGATAATCGCCGTTGCTAAACCTTCTCTCAATATTTTACCCTGTTTAGCCATTTGTAATAATCGCTCTATTTCTTCATAAACTTCCTTCGTCTTCTCCTTCATCATCTCATGCGACATTTCTTCCACATCATCATACTCTGGATAATCGATATTCACTTCCACATGCGCAAC includes:
- the mnmG gene encoding tRNA uridine-5-carboxymethylaminomethyl(34) synthesis enzyme MnmG, which produces MTYEAGTYDVIVIGAGHAGVEAAYASAKRGANTLMLSLNLDMIAFMPCNPSVGGPAKGVVVREIDALGGLMGRVIDKTHIQMRMLNTGKGPAVRALRAQADKPLYVQEMKRLLENETNLTMRQGMVNELLIENGECKGVITETKAVYRAKAVVITTGTFMRGRVIIGDLSYESGPNNQRASVKLSEHLEQLGFELVRFKTGTPPRVNSHTIDYSKTEIQPGDEEPRAFSYETTEFITDQIPCWLTYTNEFTHKIIDENLGLSAMYSGMIKGTGPRYCPSIEDKVVRFNDKPRHQIFLEPEGRNTEEVYVQGLSTSLPEFVQHDMVRSIAGLENAEIMRAGYAIEYDAVVPTQLWPTLETKKIPGLFTAGQINGTSGYEEAAGQGIMAGINAASKALDKESVILDRSQAYIGVLIDDLVTKGTNEPYRLLTSRAEYRLLLRHDNADLRLTDIGYDIGLISEERYERFQEKKRLIEEEKKRLQKETVKPDDHVLSIMEEAGAARLKEPTKAYELLRRPEIKYDMIERITAPEKDLPMDVKEQVEIQVKYQGYIEKSNQQVDRMKKMEDKKIPEDIDYDAIGGIATEAREKLKKVRPLSVGQASRISGVNPADVSILLVYIEQGNIAKVSNE
- the mnmE gene encoding tRNA uridine-5-carboxymethylaminomethyl(34) synthesis GTPase MnmE, whose protein sequence is MNTDTITAISTPIGEGAIAIVRLSGQEAVEIATRLFDGKRLTDVESHTIHYGKLIDPRTNEVVEEVMVTVMRGPKTFTREDVVEINCHGGLVSVNRVLELVLANGARLAEPGEFTKRAFLNGRIDLSQAEAVMDLIRAKTDRAMNVALKQMDGRLSGLIQNLRQKLIETVAHVEVNIDYPEYDDVEEMSHEMMKEKTKEVYEEIERLLQMAKQGKILREGLATAIIGRPNVGKSSLMNALVHENKAIVTDIPGTTRDTIEEYVNVRGVPLRLVDTAGIRETEDIVERMGVDRSRKVLKESDLILMVLNYSDELTEEDKQLFKAAEGLEKIVILNKTDLPRKINLEEVDGLAEGNPVITTSIIEEKGIDELEEAIAKTFFEGDLDAGDLTYVSNVRHIQLLKQSLQALEDAMTGMESGMPIDLVQIDVTRTWELLGEIIGDTVHESLIDQLFSQFCLGK